The DNA region AAACTGGGGTTGCAATCTATGAAGACACAAGTGTCGACGTTTCCCCAACTATTCAAAATATCGTCAATCAAATCACGAAACCAAAGATGAACAATACGCCAAGAATCATCAGGTCCAGCATTTAGCGCAGCCAATACTCTCGAAGCCTGAATCTCAAGCTCCTCATCCCCAACAACTAAATATACGTTTGAAGGAACCCTTTCATTATAACTAGAAACATTAACCACATAATCCGCACCTTTTTTGGGTGAGACATAAGGACTTACGATACGTTCATCAATATACCCTGAAATGGTCTTCTTAGGCCTTTGAGCAGAATGAATATCTCCAAGCTTCGACTCTCCGTTAAACATACCTCCCAACAACATAGAAGAGGAATTGGCTTGTGGACAAGCATCTAGGACCAAAACCTTTTTCTCAGGATGCTGCCGAGCATACTCAGAGGCAATCTGAAACGTAAGATAGCTTTTACCTACGCCTCCTTTGTTATTCCAAAAAGCATATATGGCCATTACAAGCCCTCCTAGTTTTCCAAAATTATCTAATCACTCCCAGTACCACAGACTGAGCTATTACTGTTAATAAATTTAAATTATTTTCACTTTTAAAAGACATTACCAACTTCGTCAAATAGCCTCCCTCTTCACTTTTTTCAAAAAAGATTTACTTTCTTGTTGACAGCAATCTCGATTCTACATAAAAGGTTCTCTCGCTGCTGGGACATCGTTCAATCGGCAGGACGACGGGTTCTGGTTCCGTTAATCAAGGTTCGAGTCCTTGTGTCCCAGCCAGCAAAAATTTTACCCGCTTCACAAGTATCAGGCTACTGAAGCGGGTCTTTTATACAGATGCGTCCCCATCGTCTAGCCTGGCCCAGGACACCGGCCTTTCACGCCGGCGACGGGGGTTCAAATCCCCCTGGGGACGCCATCAGTAAAACGACCAACCAGCCAGACTGGTCGTGCCATAAAATCCAGCTTCGTAAAAAGTGATTCAGGCCACTGAAGCAGGTACATATTTTAGATGCGTCCCCATCGTCTAGCCTGGCCCAGGACACCGGCCTTTCACGCCGGCGACAGGGGTTCAAATCCCCTTGGGGACGCCATCTAGTTAAAACGACTTGCCAGCCAAGTCTTTATATAAAACCGGCTTCGTAAAAAGTGATTCAGGCCACTGAAGCAGGTGCATATTTAAGATGCGTCCCCATCGTCTAGCCTGGCCCAGGACACCGGCCTTTCACGCCGGCGACGGGGGTTCAAATCCCCCTGGGGACGCCACTTTTCATAAAAAAAGGATTGAATCGAAAGATTCAATCCTTTTTTGCTTTCCTGCCCCGGCAATCCTACTTGCTGTCCGCGATAACCCCGTTACGATGCACAAACCTGACCTCCCCATCCCGATCCACATAAATTGTCTCCGGAACCACCCTAAGCTTCCTGACCGTCACAACGGCCCCATCAGGAGCGATCTTGAACATCCGCTGCTGCGACCTTGAGAGTACATAGAGGGATTCATCAGGACACACAGCCAAACCGCAGATATACCCCATTCCGTCCGCAAAACGCACCCACTCGCCATTGCCGTACACAACATAAACGATCCCCTCATCCTGATTGGCAATGTAATGACTACGTTTGCCCTCTGCCACCAGCATCCCGGCTGAAGAAGACTCCGCCACCAAAACCAATGCAAACACTACAAATATTGCCGCAACCGCACTCCGACTCGTAAAACCTGAAAAATACAATCCGTACATTTTGAGTACCTCCAACTTGTGTTTGATTTAAGCTACGACAAGGTATAATACGAATCCAATACCATTTAACATCGTTTTAATATCAAAAAGGTATCGTTATGCGCATGCGTCAACTCCGCTATTTTCAGGCTGTTGCCGAGGAACTCCATTTTGGAAAGGCAGCAGAAAGGCTCCATATCCAACAACCGCCGCTCAGCAGGCAGATCCAGAACATAGAAGAAGAGCTTGGAGTAACCCTATTCAAGCGTACAAACCGCAAGGTGGAACTCACCGAGGAAGGCAGCTACTTCCTTCAGGAAGCCAAGGAAATACTGGCGATCATGGACCGCTCCAAAACAACCCTGCAAGCCATGGGAGACGGCACAGCGGGGAAGCTCAAGATAAGCTTCATCTATCTGGCCTTGTCATCGGCGTTCCCGGAAATAATGAGGGATTTCATCAAGGACTACCCTGATGTGGATGTCAGCCTTCATGATGAGAACACCTACTTTCAGGTTAATGCTGTTAGGGAAGGAACGCGCCACGTGGGCTTCGTAACCATGAAACTGGTCGACTTGCAGGGCCTTGAAAGCATGATCGTGCACAGGTCCACCTCATGCGCGGCAATCCCCGCAAGCCACCCCCTAGCCCAAAAGGACGTTCTAAGCCTCAAAGACCTCGCTCAGCTGCCTTACATATGCAGCACGGACTCATACTGCCGAATGCGCGTAAAAGAGATGCAGAGGATATTTGGCGAGGCAGGACTGGAGCTTAAAATCGGCATGCAATACGAGCGCAAACACACCGGGAACGTATTCGTAGCCGCCGGGCTGGGCTGGACCGTAATCAACAGCGATTCAGCCGGAACCATCCCCGATGGCATCGCCCTCAAACCGCTTGAAATAGAACTGCACCCCTTTGAGATCGGCATGGTCTGGAATCCAGAACGCATGACCCCGCTGGTGCGGAATTTTATTGAGTTTTATAAGGGGCGGGTTGATGAATAGTTTATTCTAATCATATTTTGATTAGAATAAGGCATCGATTCAAATCACAACTTGTTATTTCAGCTAATTATAGAATTAAGAAGATGAGGACCAAGAATGAACATCCCAACCCCAGAACAATGCGAAAACCTCCTCGCTTCCAACAATACCCCGGAAGCGACTATTATCCACTCCCGAATGGTGCGCGATGTTGCACGCCGCATCGGACGCGATTTGAAATGGCTGCGTGACCGGGGGCCGAATCTGGCCCTGATTACCGCTGCTGCCCTGCTGCATGACATTGCCAAGGGTAAGCCGGACCATGCAGCAGCCGGAGCGGCAATTCTGCGCGAGAACGGTTATGATGAAGTTGCCCATATTGTGGCTGCTCATAATGAACTGGAATATTCCGGCAATCTTCCGGTTACGGAAAAAGAGATCGTCTTTATTGCTGATAAACTGGTCAAAGGAGACCAGATGGTCACCGTAATTTATATTTATGACCATAAGATCGAATCATGCTCCGATGAAAATCTGCTGGCAAAATTAAAACAGAGCAAAAAAAATGCCCTGCGCATCAAGACCGCCATCGAACAGGAAACAGGCAAGAACCTTGAAGAACTTGCCATTGCTGAAGAATAAATTTCAATAAATTCAACGAAAAAGACCCGCCGTTATATTCATAGCGGCGGGCCTTTTCTATTTTAGCTCCGCAACAAAATACAATTCAACCTAAAAGTTGCAAACTTTGCATAGTTTCGCGATACTTATTCAGAGAAATTTAAGTAGCTCCTTTAAATTCAACATTTAGCATATCCATTCTATATTTAGCTGCGGATCAGGAGATACGGATGTCCAAAAAAAGCAAAATTGAAAAATATATCCAGCCCGGAGAACTCCCGGCTTTCCTGCGCAAAATCGCGGACGCCCTTGAAGGTGAAGCTTCGGCAGATGATGCCTATCTTGTGATGATTGAAGGCTTCAAAAAACTGAAAATCAACATCCGCAATGAATACGGCCACACAGCCGTAAAAGTCACAGCCAAGCCCATGTCCGTGAGCATGACGGAAAAAGAATGCCCCGAGGCAGAGATAATCGCTCCCGAAGCACAGGACAGCAGTAAGCCAAAATTTAAAAGCCTCAAAAAAAATATGAAGGCGTCCTTTAAGATTATTTTTAAATCCGTGCACGCGGGCACCCTTCCGCCGCCGGAAGTGGTGGAAGAATTCATGGCGGACTCGAAACTTATGGTCAGTTTTGAAGGCTATGGCGATGAATATTACGACGAATACATGGCAGCATGCTACAAGTTCCAGCAGGCCTGCAATGATTCAGATGTAGAATCCGCCCACAAAGCCTGTGACGAAATCAACAGCATCACCGCCCATTGCCATTCTCGGTACAAATAAGAGGACAAAATGAATACAGCAGTTTCCTGCCCTGCGGCAGTAAAAGTTTCTCCTGAAATTTCTGATGAAGACCGTCAAATATTTCATGAAGTCATTTCCACCGACCTTGCCGACTGGCAGATTGAACAGGTGGAAACCCCTTCCAAGGTCCATGCCCGGCAGGAAAACCTGCTTGCCGTGCACTGGCACCCGGAATTCGTGCCCTTTGAGCATATTACCCGGCGTGTGGAAAAGATGTTCCCCAATGTGCATGATAAGCTGATGATCCCCACCCAGCACAATGTGCTCATGAGTTACGGAGATTACACCGGGGTGGAAGTGGACTGCTACGCCAGCGGCTTTAATCAGAAAGTTCAGCTGTTGCTCCACTTTGAAAATGAGAAGGTAAAAGAGGCCCATGTGCTAAAATCCATGCTGGCCCACACCTTCAAGTACCGCTCCTCACAGCTTTTCGAATACATGGACACCATTACCAAACCCATGAGAGAGCGTATTGAAAAGGCTGCAAAGTCCACCGGTGCAGACGAAGACCTAGTGGAAATGGTCCGGGTATACGTAACCAAGATCCAGACCTTGCTCGATGATGAATGGTCCAGCGTGCCCAAGGATTCCATTAAAAACAAATTGCTGAGCAACTACTTCGACGCCATGCGCCCCAAATACGGCGATACCCTGATCAACCGTATTCAGGCCTATCTCAAGGCGGTAAAAAAGCTGGTCAAGAGCGATTTTTCACTCAAATTCTTCTACCGGGCCACCGAGGTCATTGAGGAAGCGCGCTCTCTGGGCGGCTGCGTGGTTATTCCCCACCCGGAAGAGTTCTGGCCCATCCTGCTGGCAAAATACGATGTGGACGGTATTGAGGTCTGGAATCCGCAATCCCAGCGTTACACCGACTTCCTCATTTCCGTGGTCAATGAACAAAACGCATCCCGTCCCGCCGGGAACAATGAACTGCTCATCTTCATGGGCGATGAC from Desulfovibrio sp. JC022 includes:
- a CDS encoding HD domain-containing protein codes for the protein MNIPTPEQCENLLASNNTPEATIIHSRMVRDVARRIGRDLKWLRDRGPNLALITAAALLHDIAKGKPDHAAAGAAILRENGYDEVAHIVAAHNELEYSGNLPVTEKEIVFIADKLVKGDQMVTVIYIYDHKIESCSDENLLAKLKQSKKNALRIKTAIEQETGKNLEELAIAEE
- a CDS encoding GAK system XXXCH domain-containing protein, with the protein product MSKKSKIEKYIQPGELPAFLRKIADALEGEASADDAYLVMIEGFKKLKINIRNEYGHTAVKVTAKPMSVSMTEKECPEAEIIAPEAQDSSKPKFKSLKKNMKASFKIIFKSVHAGTLPPPEVVEEFMADSKLMVSFEGYGDEYYDEYMAACYKFQQACNDSDVESAHKACDEINSITAHCHSRYK
- a CDS encoding LysR family transcriptional regulator — protein: MRMRQLRYFQAVAEELHFGKAAERLHIQQPPLSRQIQNIEEELGVTLFKRTNRKVELTEEGSYFLQEAKEILAIMDRSKTTLQAMGDGTAGKLKISFIYLALSSAFPEIMRDFIKDYPDVDVSLHDENTYFQVNAVREGTRHVGFVTMKLVDLQGLESMIVHRSTSCAAIPASHPLAQKDVLSLKDLAQLPYICSTDSYCRMRVKEMQRIFGEAGLELKIGMQYERKHTGNVFVAAGLGWTVINSDSAGTIPDGIALKPLEIELHPFEIGMVWNPERMTPLVRNFIEFYKGRVDE